A window of the Syntrophaceae bacterium genome harbors these coding sequences:
- the mdh gene encoding malate dehydrogenase, which produces MRTKTTVIGAGNVGATVAQRLAEKELCDVVLIDVVEGIPQGKALDLSQAAPIEGHDALLTGTNAYDETEGSDLIIVTAGIPRKPGMSRDDLLATNRSIVSAVTKQAAARSPEAVLIVVSNPLDAMCHIAFEASGFPKNRVLGMAGVLDAARFRAFIAQELRVSVDNIHATVLGGHGDTMVPLPRYTTVAGIPLPEMLPPERIEALVNRTRSGGAEIVNLLKTGSAYYAPASAAVEMAESILKDRKKILPCSVFLEGEYGIHGLFVGVPVKLGRSGVEEILSLPLTEREREDLQRSAAAVRELVDILSRL; this is translated from the coding sequence ATGCGTACCAAGACAACGGTCATCGGCGCCGGCAATGTGGGGGCCACCGTGGCCCAGAGGCTGGCGGAAAAGGAGCTGTGCGACGTCGTTCTCATCGACGTCGTCGAGGGGATTCCGCAGGGAAAAGCCCTGGATCTGAGTCAGGCGGCCCCCATCGAGGGGCACGACGCCTTGCTCACGGGAACGAACGCCTACGACGAGACCGAGGGATCGGACCTGATCATCGTCACCGCCGGCATTCCCCGCAAACCCGGCATGAGCCGGGACGACCTCCTGGCGACAAACCGGAGCATCGTTTCCGCCGTGACGAAGCAGGCCGCCGCCCGTTCCCCGGAGGCCGTCCTCATTGTCGTCAGCAACCCCCTCGACGCGATGTGCCATATCGCCTTTGAGGCCAGCGGGTTCCCCAAGAACCGGGTGCTCGGGATGGCCGGTGTGCTTGACGCCGCCCGCTTCCGCGCCTTCATCGCCCAAGAGCTCCGCGTCTCCGTGGACAACATCCATGCGACCGTGCTGGGCGGCCACGGCGATACCATGGTCCCCCTGCCCCGCTATACGACCGTCGCCGGAATTCCCCTGCCGGAGATGCTCCCGCCGGAGAGGATCGAGGCCCTCGTGAACCGGACGAGAAGCGGCGGCGCGGAGATCGTGAATCTCCTCAAGACGGGCAGCGCCTACTACGCCCCTGCCTCGGCGGCTGTGGAAATGGCCGAGAGCATTTTAAAGGATCGGAAAAAGATCCTGCCCTGCTCGGTTTTCCTTGAAGGGGAGTATGGAATCCATGGATTGTTCGTCGGAGTCCCCGTCAAGCTGGGGCGGAGCGGCGTCGAGGAAATCCTCTCCCTCCCGCTGACGGAACGGGAGCGGGAGGATCTGCAGCGGTCGGCCGCGGCCGTCCGGGAACTGGTGGACATTCTCTCCCGTCTGTGA
- the glmM gene encoding phosphoglucosamine mutase produces MGRLFGTDGIRGPANRYPITAEMAFRIGRAAARFFLRREHRPHRIVLGRDTRESGEMLENALVEGICSAGMDALLAGIIPTPAVAFLTADEQADCGIVVSASHNPYQDNGIKIFSAEGTKLPDKAEEIIEGLILDNHDNDADPSPACHGMARSLADARERYAAFVRGTVPGLFLKGLRIVLDCSHGATYRVAPAVFEALGAQVTVLSARPDGRNINDGCGSQHPGLLAERIVKDGADAGFAFDGDGDRVIAVDETGRVLTGDALLAICGRRLRDEGRLANNLVVRTVMSNIGLTIAFREMGIDSIMTDVGDRHVFAAMKERGAVLGGEDSGHLIFLDHHTSGDGILTALQVLAAKDAAGRPLSELGRLMTVYPQVLLNVETRSRPDLETVPAIREAIREAEASLDGRGRVLVRYSGTQNLCRVMVEGPTREETEAHADRIARIVQEILG; encoded by the coding sequence ATGGGAAGATTGTTCGGAACGGACGGGATCCGGGGACCCGCCAACCGCTACCCGATTACGGCGGAGATGGCCTTCCGCATCGGCCGCGCGGCGGCCCGGTTCTTCCTGCGACGGGAACACCGGCCTCACCGGATCGTCCTCGGGCGCGATACGAGAGAATCCGGGGAAATGCTCGAGAACGCCCTGGTGGAGGGAATCTGCTCGGCCGGCATGGACGCCCTCCTGGCCGGCATCATCCCAACGCCGGCGGTGGCCTTTCTCACGGCAGACGAGCAGGCGGATTGCGGGATCGTCGTTTCCGCCTCCCACAATCCCTATCAGGACAACGGAATCAAGATCTTTTCCGCCGAGGGCACCAAACTGCCCGACAAGGCCGAAGAGATTATCGAAGGGCTAATCCTGGACAATCACGACAACGACGCCGATCCGTCCCCCGCCTGTCACGGGATGGCCCGTTCCCTGGCGGACGCCCGGGAGCGCTACGCGGCTTTTGTCCGTGGAACAGTTCCGGGTCTCTTCCTGAAGGGTCTGCGAATCGTCCTGGACTGTTCGCACGGTGCGACGTACCGGGTGGCCCCGGCGGTCTTCGAGGCCCTGGGGGCGCAGGTGACGGTCCTCTCCGCCCGGCCCGACGGCAGGAACATCAACGACGGCTGCGGGTCACAGCATCCCGGCCTCCTGGCCGAGAGGATCGTGAAGGACGGGGCCGACGCGGGCTTCGCCTTCGACGGCGACGGCGACCGGGTCATCGCCGTGGACGAGACGGGGAGAGTGCTTACCGGAGATGCCCTCCTGGCAATCTGCGGCCGCCGGCTTCGGGACGAGGGGCGCCTCGCGAACAACCTGGTCGTCCGCACCGTCATGAGCAACATCGGTCTCACGATCGCTTTCCGGGAAATGGGAATCGACTCGATCATGACCGACGTGGGAGACCGCCATGTCTTCGCGGCGATGAAGGAGCGGGGGGCCGTCCTCGGCGGCGAGGATTCGGGCCACCTGATCTTTCTCGACCACCATACCTCCGGCGACGGCATCCTTACGGCCCTTCAGGTCCTGGCGGCCAAGGACGCAGCCGGGCGGCCTCTCTCGGAACTGGGGCGCCTCATGACGGTCTATCCCCAGGTGCTCCTCAACGTGGAGACCCGCTCCCGTCCAGACCTGGAAACGGTACCGGCGATCCGGGAGGCGATCCGGGAGGCGGAAGCGTCGCTGGACGGCCGGGGCCGGGTCCTGGTTCGCTATTCCGGGACGCAGAACCTATGCCGGGTGATGGTGGAGGGACCCACGCGGGAAGAGACGGAGGCCCATGCAGACCGGATTGCCCGGATCGTGCAGGAGATTCTCGGATAA
- a CDS encoding DedA family protein yields the protein MDLILQFIDIFLHLERYISDILRIFGPWTYLVVFLIIFCETGLVVTPILPGDSLLFGLGAFAARGDLDPVLLVSLLSLAAVLGDTVNYAIGKYVGPRVFHENTSRFLRREYLDRTHAFYERHGGKTIIIARFIPIIRTFAPFVAGIGTMTYRRFLSYNVIGGIAWIVTFVLGGYFFGNLAFVKRNFTLVIMVIIILSVMPGMIEYVRQRKQNA from the coding sequence ATGGACCTGATCCTGCAGTTTATCGATATCTTCCTTCACCTGGAACGCTACATTAGCGATATTCTTCGGATCTTCGGCCCGTGGACCTATCTGGTCGTTTTCCTGATCATTTTCTGTGAAACGGGGCTCGTGGTGACCCCGATTCTTCCCGGCGATTCCCTTCTCTTCGGCCTGGGGGCGTTCGCCGCCCGGGGCGACCTGGATCCGGTCCTCCTGGTCTCGCTCCTGTCCTTGGCCGCCGTCCTCGGCGACACGGTAAACTACGCCATCGGAAAATACGTGGGACCCCGGGTGTTTCACGAGAACACCTCGCGATTCCTCAGGAGGGAGTATCTCGACCGGACCCATGCCTTTTACGAGCGTCACGGAGGCAAGACGATCATCATCGCCCGGTTCATTCCCATTATCCGAACGTTTGCGCCTTTTGTGGCGGGCATCGGCACCATGACCTACCGCCGCTTTCTTTCCTACAACGTCATCGGGGGAATCGCCTGGATCGTCACGTTCGTCCTGGGGGGATACTTTTTTGGCAACCTTGCCTTCGTGAAGCGGAACTTCACACTGGTCATCATGGTCATCATCATCCTGTCGGTCATGCCGGGTATGATCGAGTACGTCCGGCAGAGAAAGCAGAACGCCTGA